A genome region from Canis lupus dingo isolate Sandy chromosome 7, ASM325472v2, whole genome shotgun sequence includes the following:
- the TADA1 gene encoding transcriptional adapter 1 — MATFVSELEAAKKNLSEALGDNVKQYWANLKLWFKQKISKEEFDLEAHRLLTQDNVHSHNDFLLAILTRCQILVSTPEGAGSLHWTGGSAAKPGKPKGKKKLSSVRQKFDHRFQPQNPLSGAQQFVAKDPQDDDDLKLCSHTMMLPTRGQLEGRMIVTAYEHGLDNVTEEAVSAVVYAVENHLKDILTSVVSRRKAYRLRDGHFKYAFGSNVTPQPYLKNSVVAYNNLIESPPAFSAPCAGQNPASHPPPDDAEQQAALLLACSGDTLPASLPPVNMYDLFEALQVHREVIPTHTVYALNIERIIMKLWHPNHEELQQDKVHRQRLAAKEGLLLC; from the exons ATGGCGACCTTTGTGAGCGAGCTGGAAGCGGCCAAGAAGAACTTGAGCGAGGCCCTGGGGGACAACGTGAAACA ATACTGGGCTAATTTAAAGTTGTGGTTCAAGCAGAAGATCAGCAAAGAAGAGTTTGACCTTGAAGCCCATAGACTTCTCACGCAGGATAATG TCCATTCTCACAACGATTTCCTCCTGGCTATTCTTACGCGTTGTCAGATTTTGGTGTCTACACCAG AGGGTGCTGGATCTTTGCACTGGACCGGGGGTTCTGCAGCTAAACCTGGAAaaccaaagggaaagaaaaaactttCTTCTGTTCGTCAGAAATTTGAT CATAGATTCCAGCCTCAAAATCCCCTCTCGGGAGCCCAGCAGTTTGTGGCAAAGGATCCCCAAGATGATGATGACTTGAAACTTTGTTCCCACACAATGATGCTTCCCACTCGGGGTCAGCTGGAAGGGAGAATGATAGTGACTGCTTATGAGCACGGGTTGGACAACGTCACCGAGGAGGCAGTCTCAGCTGTTGTCTATGCGGTGGAG aatCACCTTAAAGATATATTGACATCAGTTGTGTCAAGAAGGAAAGCTTATCGGTTACGTGATGGTCACTTTAAGTATGCCTTTGGTAGTAATGTAACCCCACAGCCATACCTGAAGAATAGTGTAGTAGCTTACAACAACTTAATAGAAAG CCCTCCAGCCTTCTCTGCTCCTTGTGCTGGTCAGAACCCAGCTTCCCACCCGCCCCCTGATGACGCGGAGCAGCAAGCTGCACTCCTCCTGGCATGCTCTGGGGATACCCTCCCTGCGTCTTTGCCTCCGGTCAACATGTACGACCTTTTTGAAGCTTTGCAG GTACACAGGGAAGTCATTCCTACACATACTGTATACGCTCTCAACATTGAAAGGATCATCATGAAACTCTGGCATCCAAATCATGAAGAACTGCAGCAAGACAAAGTCCACCGCCAGCGCCTGGCAGCCAAGGAAGGGCTTTTGCTCTGCTGA